The following coding sequences lie in one Patescibacteria group bacterium genomic window:
- the rplW gene encoding 50S ribosomal protein L23 has translation MKGKKAKKEETKEAYRILIKPLVTEKATNLVAKNQYTFMVANGANKIEVKKAIKGLYGFEAKSVNIIKARGKDVRSGKVTGKKKNWRKAIVTLKPSDKIEIYEGV, from the coding sequence ATTAAAGGCAAGAAGGCTAAAAAGGAAGAGACCAAAGAAGCCTATAGAATTTTAATCAAGCCTTTAGTGACAGAAAAAGCAACAAACTTAGTGGCCAAAAATCAATATACGTTTATGGTTGCGAATGGCGCAAATAAAATTGAAGTTAAAAAGGCAATTAAAGGCCTTTATGGTTTTGAAGCAAAAAGCGTGAATATAATTAAAGCCAGAGGCAAAGATGTCCGTTCGGGCAAAGTTACAGGTAAAAAGAAAAACTGGAGAAAGGCTATAGTAACTTTGAAGCCAAGCGATAAGATAGAAATTTACGAAGGAGTTTAA
- the rplB gene encoding 50S ribosomal protein L2 — protein MGVKQYKTNDAGRREASVDDFADLSVSKPAKRLLQIKKRTGGRNVTGKITVRHIGGGAKRFIRIIDFKREKFDMPAIVKTIEYDPNRNARIALVNYKDGEKRYIIAPHELHVGDEIMSSKGKQIKVKAGNALTIENIPVGSFIYNIELTPGKGGQIVRSAGNSAQLMAVEGDYATIKLPSGEVRKVLKTCLATLGTVSNSEYMTIRWGKAGRKRHLGIKPTVRGKVMNPVDHPHGGGEGKHPIGLKYPKTIWGKHALGVKTRRPNKYSNKLILQRKKSKKS, from the coding sequence ATGGGAGTAAAGCAATATAAAACCAATGATGCAGGGAGGCGAGAAGCAAGTGTAGATGACTTTGCCGATCTTAGTGTTTCTAAGCCAGCTAAAAGATTATTACAAATAAAAAAAAGAACCGGTGGCAGAAATGTAACCGGTAAAATTACAGTCAGGCATATTGGCGGCGGGGCCAAAAGGTTTATCAGAATCATTGATTTTAAGAGAGAAAAATTTGATATGCCGGCTATTGTAAAAACCATTGAATATGATCCCAACCGTAATGCCAGGATTGCTCTAGTTAACTATAAAGATGGTGAAAAAAGATATATAATTGCTCCGCACGAATTGCATGTCGGCGATGAAATTATGAGCTCAAAAGGCAAGCAAATTAAAGTTAAAGCAGGCAATGCCCTGACCATAGAAAATATTCCGGTCGGTTCATTTATTTATAACATTGAATTAACACCGGGCAAAGGCGGCCAGATTGTAAGAAGCGCAGGCAATAGCGCGCAATTAATGGCAGTTGAAGGAGATTATGCTACTATTAAATTGCCATCAGGCGAAGTCAGAAAGGTATTAAAAACCTGCCTGGCTACGTTGGGGACTGTTAGCAATTCAGAATATATGACTATTCGCTGGGGCAAGGCAGGCAGAAAAAGGCATTTAGGCATTAAGCCAACTGTCAGAGGCAAAGTAATGAATCCAGTAGATCATCCGCATGGTGGCGGTGAAGGCAAGCATCCAATCGGCTTAAAATACCCCAAGACTATTTGGGGCAAGCACGCTTTAGGTGTTAAGACACGCAGACCAAATAAATATTCAAATAAATTAATTTTACAAAGAAAAAAGAGCAAGAAATCTTAA
- the rpsS gene encoding 30S ribosomal protein S19, translated as MSRSLKKGPYVNEKLLKKISRLKPGDKTITKTWDRACTITPEMVGFKIGVHNGKEHLEVTIIENMVGHKLGEFSPTKKFHGHGGKMAKEEQKEAAASA; from the coding sequence ATGTCTAGAAGTTTAAAAAAGGGACCATATGTTAATGAGAAATTATTAAAAAAAATTTCTCGTTTAAAGCCAGGTGATAAAACAATAACGAAGACCTGGGATCGCGCCTGTACTATTACCCCGGAAATGGTTGGTTTTAAGATTGGCGTTCACAATGGCAAAGAACATCTTGAAGTAACTATAATTGAAAATATGGTCGGACATAAATTGGGAGAATTTTCACCAACCAAGAAGTTCCACGGACATGGCGGTAAGATGGCTAAAGAAGAACAGAAAGAAGCAGCAGCCAGCGCTTAG
- the rplV gene encoding 50S ribosomal protein L22: MQAQAKLRHLRMSPKKVRLIANLIKGLKVEEAINQLSFADKIAKKPILKLLQSAISNAEHNLNLKKENLFIKEIKVDSAGVLKRWQPKAHGRATPILKKLSHVYLVLEEIAPTKIKAKKVKKEKKESIKPIKVSSLKEIKEIIPEKISETKTAEPEGHDKEIDKEIIDVRMEGKHRHKQNEDKKRLKGTKGFIKKMFNRKSG; this comes from the coding sequence ATGCAAGCACAAGCAAAATTAAGGCATTTGAGAATGTCACCTAAAAAAGTCAGATTAATCGCAAATTTGATTAAGGGCTTAAAAGTTGAAGAAGCAATTAATCAGCTGTCTTTTGCTGATAAGATTGCCAAAAAGCCAATTCTTAAGCTTTTGCAGTCAGCGATCAGCAATGCTGAGCATAATTTGAATTTGAAAAAAGAAAATTTATTTATTAAAGAAATAAAAGTTGATTCGGCCGGTGTTTTAAAAAGATGGCAGCCAAAAGCGCATGGCCGGGCAACCCCGATTTTGAAAAAACTTTCGCATGTATATCTGGTGTTGGAAGAAATAGCGCCGACTAAAATTAAGGCTAAGAAGGTCAAAAAAGAAAAGAAAGAAAGCATTAAGCCGATTAAAGTTTCTTCACTGAAAGAAATTAAAGAAATAATTCCTGAAAAAATTTCGGAGACAAAGACAGCAGAACCTGAAGGCCATGACAAGGAAATTGATAAGGAAATTATAGACGTTAGAATGGAAGGCAAGCATCGCCATAAGCAGAATGAAGATAAAAAAAGGCTGAAGGGCACCAAAGGCTTTATAAAAAAGATGTTTAACCGTAAATCCGGTTAA